A genome region from Anastrepha ludens isolate Willacy chromosome 3, idAnaLude1.1, whole genome shotgun sequence includes the following:
- the LOC128858993 gene encoding LIM domain kinase 1 isoform X5: MFLVLANSTQLRPTSGNKFICRIYGRVGKYVFSFITSVIDQCCGSDYRIDVNLANLHIGDRILEVNGTPVNDSSIEHIDKLIRSTEKILQLTVEHDPVQVCRSCSQADMLHRITSYGDLPPLATSASSIEVYGRRSVTESLTGSTSTSTIAPQSNSSDCGSGGSSPTRLTKQDKERIYKRKDEGYISGTKTRQLRKCKNMNMIGSDQSPLTHTGSTHSIGPTATCVVSTGGCVTAIGSGAAISTDSTQLGMRLREKERCSSMSKLLDEQHAPAEQIYDLSRTKSFRVEPKPQRIFRASDLVLGELLGKGFFGQVYKVTHRLTKEVMVLKELYRVDEEAQRNFLKEVAVLRSLHHKNVLRFIGVLYKDKKLHLVTEYIAGGSLKELIHDSGLPLTWPQRVSFAKDIACGMSYLHRMNIIHRDLNSLNCLVREDKSVIVADFGLARIITAPYYSAGSGAVVGPGGTLTSNSSSERWSGGACLSPNGTLGRSKSRQRRQRYTVVGNPYWMAPEMMKGLKYDEKVDVFSFGIVLCEIIGRVQADPDFLPRTSDFGLNQKVFREKFCQQCPDAFFKIAFLCCDLNPDKRPSFEILEIWLESLTASIAVNQLLPAELLYDIENYQGTISVSSTPDAMLTPKSNRSRDDLDDLGKQRKQTPPKAETPVVAVTQPTISDQSLKEETDFNDSSKMEGKENAVILRSEMPKSPHLGKDFSPTGERIRDSMRARRRQRLMHAAQQRGLTPENKCTDRVLEAVKQTLQNGARGVAPLNSCNGGAKKSRPYGEKGFLLDINRDGDLRLNNVKDLNYCSDFDSSCDTSLNYLEINAPNDMKTMESEMPVAHSIKRPAVLSEEDSEEVQSGGDELVKEVLKQAALLTLDTEMQLSDELPNRAQLPAADAPSSSTASSPVASEVVDAATLSTMQQIQKKIAAKSYKTALDDIRTKLNLCRNKFETLDAANRRNFSNSQNSMKTFFKSRASRSNVTSPTDPTSVSENVYKTPPEALKMFQRLEAASAASTPVGTPSSEHARLPGQSVGVLSSSATTYRINQTPIFGRKQPSKPVELYTPHSESLENLHSSLPPMTASTPVTARKDKISAGGSGKRAKSPKRPVSTFRSYLNEAQTEEEANVAARQATSMVVPTATTASTVETTPKKNRRLNSGKESTNEQRWELEKPEKTTPTSKSPAARIFGLRSSAKSSTALSVATTSARETTQRRTLSPTKASDARRLASRQEVQNSAPATQQPRLRQSHANSSNQHSNYATTTPAAHVAGAKSTTRLTILSPEKVHRLNAKLTDQKAKKVSDMKATVVNSTATVAAANTANNNAEQALQLERRKRKQLSTRY, encoded by the exons ATGTTTTTAGTTCTTGCGAATAGTACGCAGCTGCGACCAACTTCAGGAAATAA ATTCATTTGTAGAATATATGGTCGCGTTGGGAAATATGTTTTCTCCTTTATAACATCGGTTATTGACCAGTGTTGTGGTAGCGATTATAG AATTGACGTAAACTTAGCCAACCTACACATTGGCGATCGTATATTGGAAGTAAACGGCACACCAGTCAACGACTCCTCGATCGAACACATCGACAAATTGATACGTAGTACAGAGAAAATTCTCCAGCTCACGGTCGAGCACGATCCTGTGCAGGTGTGTCGCAGCTGCAGCCAAGCCGACATGCTCCATCGGATTACATCGTACGGTGATTTACCGCCATTGGCCACATCCGCATCAAGCATTGAAGTTTACGGACGTCGCAGCGTAACAGAGTCGCTCACTGGCAGCACAAGCACCAGCACAATCGCACCGCAGAGCAACAGCAGCGATTGCGGCAGTGGCGGCAGCTCACCCACACGCCTCACCAAGCAGGATAAAGAGCGTATATATAAGCGGAAGGATGAGGGCTATATAAGCGGCACAAAGACACGCCAGTTGCGGAAATGCAAGAATATGAATATGATTGGTAGTGATCAATCACCATTGACACATACTGGTTCCACACATTCCATAGGCCCCACCGCCACTTGCGTAGTTAGTACCGGAGGCTGCGTTACTGCGATTGGTAGCGGTGCCGCAATTTCGACTGACTCTACACAGCTGGGTATGCGTTTGCGTGAAAAGGAACGCTGTTCGAGCATGTCCAAACTTTTAGATGAACAACATGCGCCCGCTGAACAAATCTATGATTTGTCACGCACCAAATCTTTTCGCGTAGAACCCAAACCTCAACGTATCTTTCGCGCATCCGACCTTGTCTTGGGCGAACTACTCGGAAAGGGCTTCTTTGGTCAAGTGTACAAGGTGACACATCGCCTCACCAAAGAGGTGATGGTGCTCAAGGAACTGTACCGCGTCGACGAAGAAGCGCAGCGTAATTTCCTCAAAGAAGTTGCGGTGTTGCGTTCGTTGCATCACAAAAATGTGCTGCGCTTTATTGGCGTGCTCTATAAGGACAAAAAGTTGCATTTGGTCACTGAGTACATAGCAGGGGGTTCGCTCAAGGAGCTCATACACGACTCCGGGTTGCCGTTGACGTGGCCGCAGCGCGTCTCATTCGCCAAGGATATTGCCTGTGGCATGAGCTATTTGCACCGCATGAATATTATACATCGCGACCTGAATTCGTTAAATTGTCTTGTGCGCGAGGACAAGTCGGTGATAGTGGCTGACTTTGGGTTGGCGCGTATCATCACAGCGCCTTACTATAGCGCGGGTAGCGGCGCAGTTGTGGGGCCTGGTGGAACGCTGACTAGCAATAGCAGCAGTGAGCGCTGGTCAGGCGGCGCTTGCCTGAGTCCAAACGGCACACTGGGGCGCAGCAAGAGTCGACAGCGGAGGCAGCGTTACACGGTCGTGGGCAATCCATACTGGATGGCGCCGGAAATGATGAAAGGACTGAAGTACGACGAGAAGGTGGATGTGTTCTCGTTTGGCATTGTGCTGTGCGAG ATAATTGGACGCGTTCAAGCCGATCCAGATTTCCTGCCGCGCACCTCCGATTTCGGCTTGAATCAGAAAGTGTTCCGCGAGAAATTTTGCCAACAGTGCCCagatgcattttttaaaatcgccTTTCTTTGCTGTGATCTCAATCCCGATAAAAG ACCGTCCTTCGAAATACTCGAAATTTGGTTGGAAAGCCTGACGGCTTCCATTGCCGTTAATCAGCTGCTGCCCGCCGAGCTGCTGTACGATATCGAAAACTACCAGGGTACCATAAGCGTCAGCAGCACGCCAGATGCCATGCTCACACCCAAGTCAAATCGTAGCCGCGATGATCTGGACGATTTGGGAAAGCAACGTAAACAAACGCCACCTAAAGCTGAGACACCCGTTGTTGCTGTGACACAACCGACTATAAGCGACCAAAGCCTGAAGGAGGAAACCGATTTCAATGACTCCTCAAAAATGGAAGGCAAGGAGAATGCGGTTATATTACGCAGTGAAATGCCGAAATCGCCGCACTTGGGCAAAGATTTCTCTCCTACTGGGGAGCGCATAAGAGATAGCATGCGCGCGCGCCGCCGTCAGCGGCTCATGCATGCCGCACAGCAACGCGGTTTGACGCCGGAAAACAAGTGTACCGATCGCGTATTGGAAGCGGTAAAACAAACATTACAAAACGGCGCGCGTGGCGTAGCCCCACTAAACAGCTGCAATGGTGGTGCAAAGAAAAGTAGGCCATATGGGGAGAAAGGGTTTCTGTTGGACATCAATCGCGATGGTGATTTGCGTCTGAATAATGTCAAAGATTTGAACTATTGCTCAGATTTTGACTCCAGCTGCGACACGAGCCTCAACTATCTCGAGATAAATGCGCCTAATGATATGAAGACAATGGAGAGTGAAATGCCTGTTGCGCATTCAATAAAGCGGCCAGCGGTTTTAAGCGAAGAAGATTCCGAGGAAGTACAAAGCGGCGGTGACGAGTTGGTCAAAGAAGTGCTAAAACAAGCAGCGCTTTTGACGTTAGACACTGAAATGCAGTTGAGTGACGAGCTACCGAATCGCGCGCAATTACCTGCTGCGGATGCACCCTCATCCAGTACCGCCAGCTCACCAGTCGCCAGTGAAGTGGTCGATGCCGCGACTCTGAGCACTATGCAGCAAATTCAGAAAAAGATCGCCGCGAAATCATACAAAACTGCACTCGATGATATACgtactaaattaaatttgtgtCGCAATAAATTCGAAACACTTGATGCGGCAAATCGGCGCAATTTTAGTAATTCGCAGAACTCAATGAAAACCTTCTTCAAATCGCGTGCCTCACGCTCTAACGTTACGAGCCCCACAGATCCTACAAGCGTAAgcgaaaatgtatacaaaacgcCACCGGAGGCATTGAAAATGTTCCAGCGCCTGGAAGCGGCCAGTGCTGCTTCTACGCCGGTCGGCACACCGTCCAGCGAGCATGCGCGCCTGCCCGGGCAGAGTGTTGGCGTCCTCAGCAGTAGTGCCACCACCTATCGCATCAATCAAACGCCTATTTTCGGCCGCAAGCAACCGTCTAAGCCAGTCGAACTGTATACGCCGCACTCTGAATCGTTGGAAAATCTACACAGTAGCCTGCCGCCCATGACAGCGTCAACACCAGTGACCGCGCGTAAAGATAAAATCAGTGCAGGCGGCAGTGGTAAGCGCGCGAAGTCCCCCAAACGTCCAGTTAGCACATTCCGTAGTTACCTCAATGAAGCGCAAACGGAGGAAGAGGCGAATGTGGCCGCGCGGCAAGCCACATCGATGGTGGTGCCAACTGCCACAACGGCGTCGACGGTGGAAACAACGCCGAAAAAGAATCGCCGCCTCAATAGCGGCAAAGAGAGTACAAATGAACAACGTTGGGAGCTAGAGAAGCCCGAGAAGACGACGCCTACAAGTAAAAGTCCTGCTGCTCGTATTTTTGGTTTGCGCAGCTCAGCGAAGTCGTCAACTGCGTTATCGGTGGCGACGACGTCGGCACGTGAAACGACGCAACGGCGCACACTTTCACCCACAAAGGCCAGCGATGCGCGTCGACTGGCGAGCAGACAAGAAGTGCAAAACTCAG